Proteins from a single region of Nakamurella alba:
- a CDS encoding SDR family NAD(P)-dependent oxidoreductase: protein MIDLTDRVALVTGAGQGLGRAHALALAGRGAAVVVNDVGRTEDGASTAEAVVDEIRWAGGRAISDRSDISTADGAAALVAAAIAEFGRLDILICNAGIVRDTSFVKMTQDQWDAVLSVHLGGTYQVIRAAWSGLRAQGYGRVVVTTSASGLYGSFGQANYSAAKTALLGLMNTLSIEGAKNDIRVNAISPVATTAMTEALMTPQMREALDPGYVSPAVVYLASQECRLSSAILHVRGDEYAAVQLFQSKPVSFGRKPTPEEFESSLETLLDFTDSVPGAEAWANRVR from the coding sequence ATGATCGACCTGACGGATCGGGTGGCGCTGGTGACCGGCGCCGGACAGGGACTCGGACGGGCCCACGCCCTCGCCCTCGCCGGGCGGGGCGCTGCGGTGGTCGTCAACGACGTCGGCCGGACCGAGGACGGTGCCAGCACGGCCGAGGCGGTCGTCGACGAGATCCGCTGGGCCGGCGGTCGGGCGATCTCCGACCGGTCCGACATCAGCACGGCGGACGGGGCGGCGGCCCTGGTGGCCGCGGCGATCGCGGAGTTCGGCCGGCTCGACATCCTCATCTGCAACGCCGGTATCGTCCGCGACACGTCGTTCGTCAAGATGACGCAGGACCAGTGGGATGCGGTGCTGAGCGTCCACCTCGGCGGCACCTACCAGGTGATCCGGGCGGCCTGGAGCGGGCTGCGGGCCCAGGGCTACGGCCGGGTCGTGGTGACGACCTCGGCGTCCGGGCTGTACGGCAGCTTCGGGCAGGCGAACTACAGCGCCGCCAAGACGGCGCTGCTCGGCCTGATGAACACACTGTCGATCGAGGGCGCCAAGAACGACATCCGGGTCAACGCGATCTCGCCGGTCGCCACCACGGCGATGACCGAGGCCTTGATGACACCGCAGATGCGGGAGGCACTGGATCCGGGCTACGTGTCGCCCGCGGTGGTCTACCTCGCCTCGCAGGAGTGCCGGCTCAGCAGCGCGATCCTGCACGTCCGTGGCGACGAGTACGCCGCGGTCCAGCTGTTCCAGTCGAAACCGGTGAGCTTCGGCCGCAAGCCCACTCCGGAGGAGTTCGAGTCCAGCCTCGAAACCCTGCTGGACTTCACCGATTC